In the Emcibacteraceae bacterium genome, AATACCCCGACCAGCTCTTCACCCGCCAACAGCCGGTTTCTGAAAGTTGATTTTTTGCTCATTTTGACGATCTTTTGCTAAATTTCATTACATTTGTCTTGATATTTGGAACAGAGTATCAATAATTGAGAAATTGTCAATTGGAGTGACCCAGAAAATTTAATGAAAAAGCTTAATGTCAAAACAGGAAAAACCCGCTTAAAAAACCCGCTTATCTGTGGTTCGGGTGAGCATTTCATCGAGCTTGACGGCATAGAACGCGCGCTCCGGGCCGGGGCCGGGGCCGTTGTCATAAAATCAACCAACGAATCCGACGCTGCCAAATCCCAGCTGGAAAAAACCGATTATGCCCTGCTCGACAGCAATTTTGATAAACTGCCCTGGGATTTTAACCCGCCGCGTGATGCATCACTATTCAATCGTTCCGGTCTTCACCCAAAACCGTTTGATGAATGGCTTGAAATTGCCGTGAAAGCCGACAAAATGGCCGCAGAATATGACGCCTATTCAATTGCCAGCCTAATCCCCGCTAGTCTTGATCAAACTATTGATTATGCTAAAAAAATAGAACAGGCGGACATTCGCATTCTTGAAGTCAATGTTGGCGCCCCACATGGTGATGAAGCGGCAAAAGGGGCAATCCTGCTGGAGCGGCAGGCAGCACATATAAAAGAAATCACCTTGGCTTTAAGGAAAGCGGTCAATATCCCGCTCTGGATCAAACTGACCGGACAAAGCCAGGAAATACCGGCAATGGCTATGGCTGCCAAGGAGGCTGGTGCCGATGCTGTCACCCTGATGGGGCGATATATGGCTTTTATCCCGGATATTCATACGCAGGCCCCCATGCTCGGCACACATGCTGCCTACGGCGGGCCGTGGGCATTACCGCTGACCTGTCACTGGCTGGTAAAATCACGGGAAAAAGTGGGTAAGAAATATCCGCTTCTGGCAACAAATGGTGCGAGATCGGGGCATGACATCGTCCGCTTTATGCTTGCTGGCGCCAGCGGCGTACAGATGACGAGTGCCATTTTCAGCGGCGGCTATGGTGTCATCACAGATGCCATAAGGGAGTTACAGGATTATCTCAATGAAAAAAATATGGATGCAGCCAACCTGATCGGACTTGCTGCTGACCGTGTAAAAACATATGCTGAACAGGAAAACAGAAAAGATTACTGGCGTCAGTTTACGCCCAAATAAAGATAAGGAATAATCATGCAAATACCAAAAGTTGACTGGTCAAAAATGCCCT is a window encoding:
- a CDS encoding tRNA-dihydrouridine synthase, producing MKKLNVKTGKTRLKNPLICGSGEHFIELDGIERALRAGAGAVVIKSTNESDAAKSQLEKTDYALLDSNFDKLPWDFNPPRDASLFNRSGLHPKPFDEWLEIAVKADKMAAEYDAYSIASLIPASLDQTIDYAKKIEQADIRILEVNVGAPHGDEAAKGAILLERQAAHIKEITLALRKAVNIPLWIKLTGQSQEIPAMAMAAKEAGADAVTLMGRYMAFIPDIHTQAPMLGTHAAYGGPWALPLTCHWLVKSREKVGKKYPLLATNGARSGHDIVRFMLAGASGVQMTSAIFSGGYGVITDAIRELQDYLNEKNMDAANLIGLAADRVKTYAEQENRKDYWRQFTPK